DNA from Struthio camelus isolate bStrCam1 chromosome 18, bStrCam1.hap1, whole genome shotgun sequence:
CCCAGGCAGCGCTGTGGGCGGCATGGAGCGGCAGGCGCTGGCGCTGGCTCTCTgcctggcgctggcggcggcggcggcggctacgGACTGTGCGACCCGGTGCTCTGCCTGCACCCCGGACTCGGCAGAGAGCATCTGGCCCCTGGTGAGTGCCGGCGCCAAGCAGCCGCTGGGCTGCAAAACAgcagcgggcgcccggcgggcacggtcggggctgggagcggggggcGTCCCCGGGGCAGCACCGACCCGacggcgccgggcgccccggccgctgTCTTGCAGATGTGTTTGCTGGAGTGCGCGGGCTCctggccgcccggcgccgcctggGAGGCGTGCAGCAGGGCGctggcgctcccggccccggcggaggcggcgggtgAGGACGAGGCGCTGCCGGAGCTCGGCCCCGGGGACCTGGCCAAGCACGGCGGCGGCGGGTTCCCGAAGCAGCTGGAGCCGGGCgagctcctctccctgctgcgccggagggcccccggccccggcagcaccACGTACGGTgacggcggcggcgagcgggtgCAGGACTACCCCACGCCGGAGCCCGGgccggcgggtgccggcggcgaGGAGCCCCCGGGCAAACGCTATGGGGGCTTCCTGCGCACCTACCCCAAGCGGCGCttggaggcggcggccgcgggcgccgggcagGAGCTGGCCGAGCTGCACAAGCGCTACGGCGGCTTCATGCGCCGGATCCGGCCCAAGCTCAAGTGGGACAATCAGAAGCGCTACGGGGGCTTCCTGCGGCGGCAGTTCAAGGTGGCCACGCGGGCGGACGAGGACCCCAGCGCCTACTCGGGGGAGCTCTCGGACCTATAGAGCCCCGACGGCGCCGtctgccccagccccatcctgTGCTCAGCCCAGCACCGCCGCCTCGTCCCTCCGCGCCCCcgacggaggcagccccggcgctgTCCCCCAGCGCCCCTCTCTCGTTGCGCCTGCCCGTCCCGTCGGGACGCCGGGAGCGGAGGGGGACGGCGTCTCTCGTCCGGCTGCTGAAGATGCACCCGGCCTGTCTGGGAACGGAGGCGGCCGACGCACGGGATGATGGCCGGCGCAGCGGCCTCCCAGCCCCGGGAGGGatgagccggagccggagcgggaTCAGGCCCTCGGGAACAGCCGGCGCAGCCGGCGGCTCCTGCGGACGCGGTGCCGGCGTCCGCGTCGGGGACGTGGCGCTTGGCTGAGCACCAACCCAGCTCCCACTGCCCCGAGCCGCTCTTCGTGCCCCCGTCGTCCCGGCGCCCGCCTGCTCCGTTGGGTCACCGCCGTTAGGCGAGCAAACGTCGCGGTTCGTCCTGCCTCGAGGTAGGGCCGGtgcccctgcccgctcccccccttcccttccgTCCAGCGAATAAAAGGAAGCTGCCCATGGAGGTGCGCGGGCGGTGAGCGTCTGCTTCgtcccggccgggcggcgcgggccccgtCTGCCCCGGACGCATCCAGCCCTCGGGCTCCTCCAgagcgggagcgcggcgcggggaggaggaggaggatggcggGTGGCACGcgggcaggctgcaggcgatgcCGGCCGTGCCGAGGAGCCTGCGGCCGGTGCTGTGGGCTGGTAGCAGCCCTCCGggcagggaggctgctggggcgccTACGacgtcctgggggggggtccggctccgagaggggaggggagaggggctccCTGCGGGTGGGAGCGGCACGGCACAGCCTCGGACGGAGGCACGGCCAGGAGCGGCcagcccggcgggctgcgggtgTCCCCAGCCGCGGAGCCTGCTGCAAGGCCTGCAGGCAGCACTTGGTGGCACTCTGCGCGCAGCGTGGCCGGGTGCTGCGGGCGCAGGGAGGGATGCCGCCGCCTGCACCCCCTGCTTCCCacccgggaggcagcagggctggaggggcTCCGGCGGGGCCAGGCGGGTGCTAGACGCGAGCGGGGTGCTGGCAGGGGACCTCCCCGATGCACAGCAGAGCAGGGCCCTGTTCGCTCCCCTAAGCAGCAGCCGGCGGGGAGGTGAGGGCTGGGTGCCCGGCCAGGGCAGGGCTTGTATCATCAGGAAACGCGGCTGTAGCAGATGCTGGCCTCCATTCTCCttgggggaggaaagggaaggttTTAGCAGACATCTCCTGGCTCTGCTCCCGCATAGTCCAAAAGCTCTGCATCCGTCCCCAGCCCTGGCCTggtccctgctgccctggcacaTGGGGCTGCCCCAGCCTTCGGGCGGCCTCCAGCCGCCTCCATGAGCCTTTCCCCAAATCACCCGCACCCATGCACCAGCCGAGGAGGGGTGAAGGGGCCAGGAGAGCCCCAATGGCACCTCTGCTCTTGCCACTGAATGAGCAGAACTGGCAGGTGCCCAAACAGCCCTGGCCAAGGGGGGACAAAtccctgggctgctgcaggggtCCCAGGCCACAGCTTTGACCAGAGCCACGTGGGAAGGGGTGGCAGGGCTGAGCGCAGCGGTCacgctgtccccgtcctgctTGTGCTTTCAGGACAGTGCGACCTGGATTGCAGCAGCTCTATGCAGAGGAAGCTGAGGCTGGGCACTACGTTCCCTTTTGAACTTCTCCTTTCCAGCCTCAGGCTGCGCAGCTCACATAGCTTTGGGAAGTCTCCTGCCCacgtttcccagccctggggggTGACACTGACTCATGCTCAGGACGCAACGAGCTGCCAGCTCCATGGGTGTGAAAGGCCCTCGAGGCGGAGGTCACTGCAGAGCACTGACACGCTCCACTCCCCCAGCAGCATGGGCCAAGCAGAGGGACTGGCACAGAGCAGGGCTGCAACCAGCCCGCAGCctgcccgagcccgggagcgggatGAGCCAGCCCCGGTTCACCTCCTGGGGAAGAGGAATCACCTAAAGACCTAGAGAAGGGTTGCGCACAGAGCCAGCCCCGATGCGCTGCCCAAGCACCAGCCTAGGGTGAGCAGGGCTTCCCCTGGCTGCTTGGGCAAGGCCAGCAGCCATAGCCCCTGCCTTGTCCTAGACTACAGACCGCTCATCAtctcctccagccacagcacgGACACGGTGCTATTCCCCAGAGGTGCCGTGAGGCTGTGCTGGACGCAGGCTGTGGCAAGGCTGGCCGGCCTGCTCCCAGCCG
Protein-coding regions in this window:
- the PDYN gene encoding proenkephalin-B, yielding MERQALALALCLALAAAAAATDCATRCSACTPDSAESIWPLMCLLECAGSWPPGAAWEACSRALALPAPAEAAGEDEALPELGPGDLAKHGGGGFPKQLEPGELLSLLRRRAPGPGSTTYGDGGGERVQDYPTPEPGPAGAGGEEPPGKRYGGFLRTYPKRRLEAAAAGAGQELAELHKRYGGFMRRIRPKLKWDNQKRYGGFLRRQFKVATRADEDPSAYSGELSDL